The window GAGTACCACTCAGATGAAATACTAGATTTTGAAGTAGACGGGAAGATACTCCAAAAGAACAAAGACTACCTACAAAAAAATAAAAATCTATACAAAACTGATGTTAAGATATTTGTAAATGGAAGACAGGTGGAAAGCTATAATACTGACGGATATTCGCTTGTAAGTGTTAAAAGTCTTAAAAATATAGGTTTGGATAATTTTTTTATTTGGGACAATAGATTGAACATTAGTGGAAAACTTTATCCGATGGTAAGTGATTTTGGGGTTGGCCTTGTAGATATTCACGGCAATCTCATAGTTAAGCCAAACTATGATTCGATAGAGTTCTTTGGAGGAAATAATGACAGATACCTTGTTAAAAAAGACGGCAGATTTATGATAATAGACTCTAAAAATCAATTAATAGCAGATCTTTCATCATACAATTTTTCACCACGGTCTTATGCCTATTCTACAGAGAGGGGTTTAGTGATAATAAGTGATCCTGAAAACAACAGGATGGAACTTTTTAATTCGAGTGGAGACAGTGTAATGTCAGAAGATGAATACAAGGATTTTTATTTCGTGGGAGATAAGTATGTAGTAGGCCAAAAAATTGATGGTTCAAGACATATTTTCTTGATTGAAAATGAAAAGTTAACTCTGTTTACAGTGCTTCAAAAACCAGAAAAAGATTACTATAGAATTTCTGGCATCTTCGCTGATATGATCTTTGAAGGGACTGACTACGGCTGTCCTATCAATATATATGATTCAAAAGGCAAAAAGATTCAAAATCCTGGTTATTCATATATATATCCATTCAACGGAAACTATGCAGTTGCATGGCTTCCAAGTAAACGTTTCACATTGGTGGACAAGGAACTTAACAGGGTCACAGATATGGACTTTAAAGATGTTTCAAAAGTGGAAAATAATCTTTTCATATTCTTAAAGGATATAGATTATGATGGCGGTCGTAGCAGTACAACTGGACTTGATGGAGCACTGTTTGGAATAGGGAGCCTAGGTGATGGAATAATAGTTCCTGCAGAGTACAAAAAGCTTAAAATTTATAATAATCTAATAAGGTTTTCAAAAGAAGGAGAGCTTTATGGAGTTATGGATAAATATGAAAATATAATATTAAAAGAAGAGTTTGATTCAATTCAAGTAATAGAAGATAAAATATACGCACTAAAAGGAGAAAATCTATTTACTTATTCGCTTGATGGAATACTTAAAAACCAAGAAAAGTTTTCCGGGAAGGTTGAACTTAGAGATTCCATAAAAAATTATGGCCAGTTCGTATCGGATACAATTCATTACGATTATCCTAAAGATCTTCCTAAAAGTGTATGGGATGATTACAGAGATGGCCTCTTTACACAAGGAGATATAGACTTTTTTGAAGAAAACAACTACAGTAATCCAGAAACTCACTATGGATTTTCTACAGTGAAATACATGGTTACTAAAAAAGGCATAAGAATTCCATACTGTATAACTACAAGGGGAATGGTAGCACCGCCTCCAGATAATTTCTTCCCAACTTATTTAGAAAAATAGAATCAAAAAAGACCTAATCTTTTTAAGCAGATTAGGTCTTTTTTCAAAGCCGTTACTTTTAATTTAGTTATGGCATTCATGTTCATGGCAAGAATCACCAGAATCAGAAACAATACCTTCAAGCCAATTCAGTGCAACAGTCTTAAGATCTCCAGAACATCCGCGTATTACTTCAATACCACAATTGTTTAACACACGTACGGCACCATCACCCATATTACCTGCAAGCATAATTGATACACCTATATCTGATAAAATCTGTGCGATATTTGATTTGCAACCACAGCCTTCTGGTGATGAAATAGTTTCTTCAGAAAGTATCTCCTTGTTATCCTTGTCAACTGTAAAAATAGTAAAGTATTCGCAGTGACCAAAATGATCGTCTATAAGATTTTGTCTAGATGGTAATGCAATTTTCATATAATTATTCCTCCTATAAAATAGTTAAATTAGCATGACGCACTTGTA is drawn from Tepidibacter hydrothermalis and contains these coding sequences:
- a CDS encoding WG repeat-containing protein, whose product is MKFKKIMIIAIIMLISFASVGKMSFAQLKVIGSYSKSEREVLFNPGRGSVYLSAYEVKGKDGPFICIDDLQALNFTKKWNAKKRQTSFDLKVHEYHSDEILDFEVDGKILQKNKDYLQKNKNLYKTDVKIFVNGRQVESYNTDGYSLVSVKSLKNIGLDNFFIWDNRLNISGKLYPMVSDFGVGLVDIHGNLIVKPNYDSIEFFGGNNDRYLVKKDGRFMIIDSKNQLIADLSSYNFSPRSYAYSTERGLVIISDPENNRMELFNSSGDSVMSEDEYKDFYFVGDKYVVGQKIDGSRHIFLIENEKLTLFTVLQKPEKDYYRISGIFADMIFEGTDYGCPINIYDSKGKKIQNPGYSYIYPFNGNYAVAWLPSKRFTLVDKELNRVTDMDFKDVSKVENNLFIFLKDIDYDGGRSSTTGLDGALFGIGSLGDGIIVPAEYKKLKIYNNLIRFSKEGELYGVMDKYENIILKEEFDSIQVIEDKIYALKGENLFTYSLDGILKNQEKFSGKVELRDSIKNYGQFVSDTIHYDYPKDLPKSVWDDYRDGLFTQGDIDFFEENNYSNPETHYGFSTVKYMVTKKGIRIPYCITTRGMVAPPPDNFFPTYLEK
- a CDS encoding NifB/NifX family molybdenum-iron cluster-binding protein is translated as MKIALPSRQNLIDDHFGHCEYFTIFTVDKDNKEILSEETISSPEGCGCKSNIAQILSDIGVSIMLAGNMGDGAVRVLNNCGIEVIRGCSGDLKTVALNWLEGIVSDSGDSCHEHECHN